One genomic window of candidate division WOR-3 bacterium includes the following:
- a CDS encoding PTS sugar transporter subunit IIA yields the protein MKKISEILLKEGIILDLKEKEKTAVIKELSEKLIHLGYITDPEEFFSEILKRENLESTGIGMGIAIPHTRSKAVKELVIVFGRSKEGVDFSSLDGKPAHLIFLIAGPEDKKSEYLFALAKLSKLLRKDELRIELNKAKDEEEVLAIIKRYEI from the coding sequence ATGAAAAAAATTTCAGAAATTTTGTTAAAAGAAGGAATTATTCTTGATTTAAAAGAAAAAGAAAAAACTGCGGTAATTAAAGAGTTAAGTGAAAAACTAATCCATTTGGGATATATTACTGATCCTGAAGAGTTTTTTTCTGAAATTTTAAAAAGAGAAAATCTGGAAAGCACCGGTATCGGTATGGGTATTGCGATTCCCCATACCCGTTCCAAAGCAGTAAAAGAACTGGTAATTGTTTTTGGTCGCTCAAAAGAAGGAGTTGACTTCTCCAGTCTTGATGGTAAACCAGCCCATTTAATCTTTTTGATCGCCGGTCCGGAAGACAAAAAGAGTGAATATCTTTTTGCCTTAGCTAAACTTTCCAAATTATTAAGAAAAGATGAGTTACGAATTGAATTAAATAAAGCAAAAGACGAAGAAGAGGTTCTGGCAATTATCAAAAGGTATGAAATTTAA
- a CDS encoding universal stress protein: MKKILLYLNEAQKETIELALMLAQTFSSRLYVLFCLNSDKIKDEETKDRLEDEGWQKLYDVEEKAFQREIKVSLLFFEGKPENLIYELTKSYEVDTIILNSLAELNLLELINKNKAKTIILK, encoded by the coding sequence ATGAAAAAGATCTTGCTTTATCTTAACGAAGCCCAAAAAGAAACTATTGAACTAGCCTTAATGTTAGCCCAAACCTTTTCTTCTCGACTTTATGTGCTCTTTTGTCTTAATTCCGATAAAATAAAAGACGAAGAAACAAAGGACAGATTAGAAGATGAGGGATGGCAAAAATTATATGATGTGGAAGAAAAGGCTTTTCAAAGAGAGATAAAGGTCTCTCTCTTATTTTTTGAAGGTAAACCTGAAAATTTGATTTATGAATTAACAAAGTCTTACGAAGTAGATACTATCATTTTAAATTCTTTGGCAGAACTAAATTTATTAGAATTAATTAATAAAAACAAAGCAAAAACCATAATTTTAAAATAA